CCACGCGTGCCTTGCTTGATCTGGAAGGTTGGCCAGAAACAGATATCTTCGCCCACGCGTAATAGGGCGAAGATCAGATGCAAAGCCGGATCGACAGGCACACAAGACTGGTTGCATGGGCAAAGATTACACTTCCCATCGTAGCCCTTGCGATGCTGTCGACGCTGTTTTTGCTCTCGAAAAGCGTTGATCCTATCGCGACGATCCCTTTTTCAGAAAGCGATCTCGCAGATCGGACGCAAAGCCAGCAGATATCGCAGCCTGAGGTTTTCGGCGTAACGCCGCGCGGTGATCTGATCTCATTGCGAGCGGCTCTTGCGCGTCAGAATGCGGAAGACAGTGCGCTTATGGAGGCGCATGAGGTTTCGGCAAAAATTAAGCTAACATCTGGCCAAACCGTTGATATATCGGCAGTCGAAGCGCTTCATAGCTCTGCGCAAAATATCGTGACTTTGTCTGGCAGTGTTTTTGCTCAGACAAGTACTGGCTATACTTTTCATGCAAATGAACTCGCGATGAGCCTATTTGACTTGCGCGCTGACAGTATCGGAGTTGTGACGGGCGAAGGGCCAGGCTTTACTGTTGCGGCAGGGCAAATGACGCTTGAGATACCCGAAGGGGAAAGCGATGCGCATATTTTGCTAAAAAACGGCGTGAAGCTGGTGTATACACCCGTGAAAGAAAAGGAATAGATCTGTGCGCTTTGATTTTCTCATTGTCAGCTCTCTTTGCGCTGCACTTGCCAGCCCTGCTGTCTCTCAAGGCGCAAACATTGCCTTTGGGAATATCAAGCAAGACACAAACGCCCCAGTTGAAGTTTCGGCGAACGTCATGGACATCAACCAGAACACAGGCTCTGCCGTGCTCTCGGGCAATGTGTTGATCGGGCAGGGGGCCATGCGCCTCTCTGCTGCCTCGGTGAGTATTGTTTATAACTCAGACCGTTCTCAAATCGCACAGATGAAGGCATCGGGTGGTGTAACGCTGGTAAGTGGTGAGGACGCCGCCGAAGCAGCACAAGCCGAGTATAATGTGACATCTGGTATGATTGTGCTCTCTGGCAATGTTCTTCTTGTTCAGGGCCAAACCGCTATTACAGCTGATAGAATGCGCGTTGATACAACCGCGGGTACTGCCAAGATGGAAGGCCGTGTGAAGACGGTGCTCAATGTCAAAAACTAGTGTTCCCAATCTTTTTGTTGCCGAAGGTGCGTCTGGTCTTGAGGTGCGCAATCTGCGCAAAAGCTACAAGCGTCGTCCAGTGATCCGTGATGTTTCACTTTCGCTCAAACGTGGCGAAGTCGTTGCGTTGCTTGGCCCCAATGGATCAGGCAAAACGACAACATTTTACGCAGTGGCGGGGCTTGTGCAGGCCGAAGGCGGCCATGTTATGCTCGATGGCATCGATGTCACAGACCTTCCCATGTACCGCCGCGCGCGGCTTGGGATCGGCTATCTACCCCAAGAAATGTCAATTTTTAGAGGGCTTTCTGTTGAAGATAATATCGCAGCTGTCCTTGAAGTTGTGGAGCCTGACAGACGCGAACGTGCGAAAAAACTCGAAGAACTGCTATCTGAGTTTTCTATAGAGCATTTGCGTCGTGCGCCTGCGATGGCTTTGTCAGGCGGTGAGCGGCGGCGTGTAGAAATAGCGCGCTGCCTTGCTGCTGATCCTGCCTATCTTTTACTTGATGAGCCTTTTGCGGGCGTTGATCCGATCTCAGTGAACGACATCCGCTCCCTTGTGGCTGATCTCAAAACGCGTGGAATCGGTGTCTTGATTACAGATCACAATGTCCGAGAAACTCTCGAAATCGTAGACCGTGCCTATATTTTGCATGATGGAACCGTGCTCATGTCGGGTAAACCAAGCGAAGTTGTGGAAAACGAGAACGTCCGTCGGGTCTATCTTGGCGATAGCTTCCGTATCTCCTGAATTTTGGCAACAATTCGCTCTTTCAGTTGACAAGCCCCCGTCCTAGGGCCTCAAATGGGCTATGGGATCTTGTTTTCTCACTGGACAAAATAGCGTGACCTGCATTTTTTGCAGCGGCTCTGTTCAAACCAAAAACAATCCCTATTTCAATATGATAACTGTCTCACCCTTGGGCGCGTTAGCGCCCTTGGAGCGGGGCAATTCAACCAAGTAAAGGAGAGAAGATGCGCTACCAAATCAGCGGAAAGCAAATCGACATCGGGGAGGCACTACAAACCCATGTGAAAGAAGAGCTTGGGGCTGCCGTCGCAAAATATGCCGAACGGCCCACCGAAGCGCTCGTTGTTTTCTCCAAAAGTGGTCATGAGTTTAACTGTGAATCCACTGTGCATCTTTCGACAGGTCTCACGGCATCGGCCAAAGCGAGCGCCAGTGAGATTTATGCCGCGTTCGACGGCTGCTGTGAGAAAATGGAGAAGCAACTGAGGCGTTATAAGCGTCGCCTGAAGGACCACCATAAAGATCGAGTGGAACCGGTTGAACTTTTCGGAGCGTCCTCGTATATCCTCGCCTCTGATCACGAAAGTCAGGATTCGGAGCCCGAAACGCTTCAGCCTATGATCATCGCAGAGATGGAAACAAAAATACCATCGCTCTCCGTTGGTGAAGCTGTTATGCAGATGGAACTTGCAGGGTCTCCTGTTCTGATTTTTCGTAACGAGAGTAAAGACGGGCTAAACGTCGTGTATCGCCGCGAAGATGGCAATATCGGTTGGATAGACCCAGGTAAATAACAGGCGCATTTTATCGCGTCTGTGGAGCAGTAGACGAACGATGCAAATGTCCTCTTTACTCAAGCCCGAGGCAGTCAGGGTTTTATCCTCTGCCTCGAGCAAAAAGCGCCTGTTGCAAGAGCTGGGCGAAACGGCTGGATCCGTCTATGGCATAGATCCTGTCGTCGCGGTTCGGGCCCTTCAAGAGCGTGAAAACCTAGGACCAACTGGTGTTGGAAATGGTGTTGCACTGCCCCACGCCCACGTAGACGGTCTTGAAAAAGTCGTTGGCGTGTTTGTCGTGCTCGAAAAGCCGATTGATTTTGATGCTGTTGATAAGCTCCCTGTAGATTTGGCATTTGCTCTCTTCGCGCCGAGCGATGCGGGTGTTGAGCACCTCAAGGCCTTGGCCAAAGTTTCTCGTGCGCTGCGCGATGGAGCTCGCTGTGGCAAGCTGCGTTCCAACAAAAATGTCAGCACACTCTATACAATTATTACCGAAGATGTGAGCAAGCTGGTCGCTTAAAGATCAACGCCAGCTTCCGAAGCCAAAAATCAAATAGTCGCGTTGATAAGCGTCAGCGACTAGCGCTTCAATTTCGTCGTCATAGATTTGGGCAAGTGTATAAGGCGTGTCTTCCTGAGGCGTAGGCAGGCTTGCTTCATGCGCCACACCCACCTGCATAGCAAGCGCCGGTAAATACGCCTCGAATTCATCTTCGCGCAGCACAAAGTCAGGCAGCGCAAAGTTACCCATGCCCTGCAATATCCCCGCCTGACTGCCCCATGCCGCGTCAGCGCGCACAGCGGTCTGGTCTGACAGGTTCGCTTTGACAAACCCTAAAAACGCAACGAAGGCCGTGCGATGGTCTTCGAGGCTCCAGCTCGCGTCTGGGCCGTCCTTCGGGATCGGCAGCTTGTGCACGCGTCGCAATGTCCGCCTGATCTCAGAGTAGCACTTCGGGCCCTTGTTCAATATCCGCTCACAAAATGCGCGGTGCGCGCGTGGGGCAGGGTGGCGGACCACACTAAAACTTCGGTGGCCTGTATTGGTGCGCATCCATTGGCGCAGTGTTTTCTGGCTAAAGCCGCTTTGAAGCTCGGTCTCATTCACTCCGTCAAGCGCCGCCATCCACGGCAATACCTCGTCTTCAGGAGCAGAGCGCACGGGCAAAAACAAGAGAGGCGTCTTCGCGCAAGCCACGTAGCTTGGCACAGCCGCACCGCGCCGCGCCTCAAAATTCGGCGTACGTCCTAGTCCAAAGTGGTCTGTTTTTGCGAGAGAGGCTTCCATCTCCTCAAAGTTTGCGACTTTCTTAGACAGCGGCTCTGGGTTCTGTCGCTTGAGATTGCGGTCAAGTCGCTCAAGTTTATCTGGCTGCTCAAGGTAGGCGGCCAGACCGTTCATGACATCGACATCTTGCAAGTCCTCATAAGCCACATAAAATGCCGTCTGCCCCGTGGTCTGTAGCGCCTTCATCAATTTGAGTTGAAATGCCTGCAGCGCTTCGAGATGTGCGCCAAACTCCCTTGCATCAAAGACGGCCTTGGCATCTTTGCGCTTGGCGACATTGGTGAGCTTCCATTGCCCCGTTTCCTGCGCGATTTTCCAGCTCACATAGCTTTCGACAGGGTTGCGTGTCAGAATGATCTTGGCGCAGAGCGGATCGTTTAAAATGTCGTTCAACACCCGTGGTTCGTGGTCGTGGAAAAAGCGAAAGCCAGCCAAGCCTTGCGCATTTTTGACAGCCTCAATCAAAACATGAGGCTCGCGGTTGCGTGCTTCTTCACTCACGCCAAGGCAATCTTCGCGGTTGGGATAGCCAATGAAATGTGGATTGAACGCTTCGCCCAAACAGCTGAGGGCAGGGAAGCTGTTAATATTGGCTTCTAGAAAGTTCGAGCCTGTGCGCATCTCTGCAAAGACAACAAAATAATCAAACCGTTTGCTCATAACGCTACTTTTTTACCAAATAAGGTTTCGGGGTGGGCTGCTGCACGCCGACAGGATTCCCGACAACAGGGAAATCTCCCATCAGATAGGGGTGCATGCCTTGGTTCTTCAGGTTCTGCAAAAATTGTCCAAATCCCGTCAGATCGTTCATTTTCGGCGCCTCTGCCAAACGCCGAAGTGATTTAAAGCCGATCTCGTCGATTACGGTTTGCAAATGCTCCATCGGGTTTTCGATGAAGTCTGCCATGGTCCAGATCCGTATCCGCGCCTTGGAATGAGGCGAACGCAACACATCCAAAAATTCGCTTTCGATTTTCTGCAGCTCGGCCGCTTCGGTGCGCAGCTCGCTAAAATTTTTGTTTGAGCGAAATAGGGGCACAGCCCAAGCGCCACTGATCACAGATATCTGGGCGTTTGGATCAGCCGCCATAAGCCATGTTAGGTCTTGGTTATCTGCAGGTCCAAACTGGAAGCACTGTCGTTCTCCGCGCGTGTTCCATATCAGACTGGTGAGGAAAGCGCGCGGATTGTAGTCACGTACCTCTGCGCTATCGCTCAACGCACCATTAACGACGCCTTGTTCGCCCGAATAATGCGCCTTGTCCGGTGCAAAAAGATGCCCGTGTACTTTTGCACCCGTTGCCTTGCCAAACCAGGGCTCAAACTCTTCAAACAAATCTGAAAAGCCTTGAAGTACAGAATACTGCCCTGAAGTCGTTCCATTTTCCCAGCCATGATTGGGGAAGCGGCTGTGCATGTAGAGGCCGGGTCGCCCGCGTGTTCGACGGTCGACTGCTTTGGCAAAAATGCGGTCAATTTTGCCAGGGTTTGGTTCTGTGCGGTTCGCGGGGCTGTCTTTTACAGACAGGAACACCTCGTACAAGCGGTTCGCATGGGGCCAGATCTTGCGCGCAACAAAGCAATCGGAGCGGCGTAAAAGCTGCAAGTGATCGTCGTAAAAAATATGTGGTTTGCCCTGAAAATCAAACTTCGAAAGTGTTAAAGAGCGGCTTTCGATCTTTTGGCTACGTTGACGGGCCAATGTCTGAAAATAGCTCTCATCAGGGATCCAAACTCGCTTAAAATAGCGATCATATAACTTGCGGTCTGGGTCTTCCAGAATGCTTGAAAGCGTCTGGCGTGTCAGACACCACCACTGGCTCCCCATATGTGGGGTGATCCCGTTGGGCATCTTGCGGCTAAACCTGAGCCGTCGCTGAAGTTTGACATAACCATCAAACAAAATGCGGTGGCGTTTCCAGCTGAAGGGAAACCGCAGGGTAAAGCGTTCTTCGTCAAGCCCACCGACTGTCCAAGGGACATCGGCAGTTGTTGCACTTTCGATGAAGTCTGTGTTGGGCCGCTCAGCCAGATAGTCAATCAGCTCTTCCACAGGGCGCAAGGGAAGACAGGAGCCGCTAGCAAGATAAACGTGGCGGACATCTGGAAAGTTCTCCAGCATCTGCTCGCTCGCTTCTTGAGTCGCTGCGACAATACCCCATGTGCCCCACTCACAGCGATGACGGTTGGAAAATCGTATATCCTGCAGGTCTGACAGTTTTGTCTTAAAGGTGGCGAAGGCCTTGCGGGAAACGGCTTCATCTACGTGAATGACAACAGGGCAGCCCGCGGCGTTCCAATGCCGTGCAACCTGTTCAGCCCGCTCAAAGGCCGTGTGCACCAGCATGATGATGCCAACGCCGCTCATGCCCAGTTCCCTTTTGACATCAGGCCAAGAATTTCAAGCTGTCGCCAGTTGATGTATTTTTCGCTCCACTTGCACCAAAGGTCTGGGTTGTCCTTGAGGCTTTCGGCATAGGCGCGGTATTCTACGCTTGCGGAGTAATGCTGCCGCCGTTCAAGCTCTTCGGCGGCCTTCTGAGTGAAGGTGTCGAGGAATTTTGTGTGCAGCAGCACGCCACTGGCTTTCTCCCCGCCCCATTCGTCATAAACGAGGTTCAAACCGCGTGGCAGCAACATATGGGTCGAGCTGACATAGGTATATTTGCGATCCCACTTCACCAGAGGGATTTTGTTGAGCGCTGGGGCTTTCTCTGGCTTGTCCTTGAAGAACGTCCGCGCGCGTGGGCCGCCTTGTATCCATAGGTTGCCGAACTTCTTGTTCTTGTTGATCATGTAGTTCCCAGCGTCAAACCAGCTGGTGATCTCAAGTGGATTTTGCCCCTCTCGGTAAGGCTGCGCATCGATGCGCCCCTTCGGATACATATCCAGAAGCATGGCGCTAAAGCTCTTAATTGAGCTCGCATCAAGCCAATCGGTCAGCGCTCGGATGGGCCGTGTGTCACAGAATGGATAAACCAGAAACTCATCTGGATCGACAACAAGCGCCCAATGCCCATGCGCATGTTTCATTTGGAGCCAGTTAAGCCAATCTACGCCAAAGCGAGAGCGTTTATAACTTTTGTCGGTGTGCCAGACAGAAACATCAGGCTGCTCCATCAAATATTCCAGCGAGCCATCGCCGCTGTCATTGTCGACAATGAAGAAGTGATCAACGCCTTGGTCGCGATAATATTTGAGAAAATAAGGCAGCCGGATCTTCTCGTTGCGCATGGTGGTGAAACAGAGAATATCATCCTGCTTCACTTGCGCGCTTCGGTCTGACATCGCTCTAAGCTCGCGGCGTTTACGAAACGCGCGAATACGCCAACGTCGGCGTTGCAACCTTAAGCGATATGACTGGACCAAGCCCAACTGCTACCTCACCTCACTGGTTAAAAACGTAACTGGGTGTCACTCTCTCACGTCTCACTTAAGACGAGGTTGAAATGCGCATCCCATGTCGGCGGGGTGAAGGCTTCTTTTTTAGGCCTTTGTCCTGTCCGCCTGCTCTCAGCCAACGACAATACTCTTCTGACCCAAAGATAGCTGTCATTCACACTTGCGTAAACGGGAATATCCCCAAGAAGCTCCTTATAAACAGGCAGCTCGGTGCAAATTACAGGAACACCCCGCGCCGCTGCTTCCAAAACAGGAAGCCCATAGCCTTCCGCAAGGCTGGGGAAGACAATTCCAGCAGCCTCATCGAGCAAGGCAGAAATTGCCCCGTCGCTCAGTCCAGAAAGTTCGTGGATAAACCGTCCCTTGAGCCGTGAATTCTCTAGGCGGAAGAAACATTCGTCGTTCTTCCAGCCTCTCTGCCCACAGATCAGAAGTTGTGGCATATCTTGGGGTGGAACCTGTTTTTCCATCTGTTCCCAGACATCGATCAACAGGAGATGGTTTTTGCGTGGTTCAATCGTGCCAACACAAAGAAAATAAGGCTCCTCAAACGGCAGTCCTTTTGGAAGTGCAGTTTTGTCTGGCTCCGCCATATCCACCCCAAGATGCGCAACCATGCCTTGTGGCACACGCCCGATCTTGGCCAATTGCAATTCCGTCGCCGTTTGTGTGGCGCGCGAATTATAGATCACAAGGTCCGCTTTTGCGGAAACACGCCCCAAGAAAAGCTTGAAGCGTTCCACTGATCCATCACGCTGAAAATGTGGGAGATCCAGTGGAATTGTGTCATGCACAAACACGACAATTTTGCCACCGCGCAGTGCTTTTACGCCCATCGTTACATAGTCGGTTAGGTTGCTATGGCCTGTGTTGAAATAGGCCGTTCTGTCAGGCAAATGTCGCTTGAGCATCCGTCCCAAGCCGCGTCGTGTGCATCGCGCAACAGCAAGCTTTCGGGCATCTGTCAAAGCACGCTGAAGCTCTGGCGGTAATTTGGAAAAGATTTTGGCCAAGCGGCTCGCAGGACCCCAAGATATATCACCGTCAATCTTGGCAGCGAGTTTTTGCATCCCGCTTTCATCCAATAGCAAAAAGCCGAGTGGCGTGCGGATCAGCCCGAAAGCAGGGACATTGCTAGTGATCAGCGCGTCGAGGTAAGCGCGCTCTACTCTGTCAACGCCCGTTAAGACCCTTCCTGCGCGGCTGAGAAGTCGCGACAGGTCCAAAAGTCGTGCCGAGGGGCGCTCACTTTTCATAATGCCCGCTCTGATGCCACATCCACGCATCAGCCACCATTTCTTCGAGGTTCGAGCGCTGGGGGCGCCAGCCAAGTTCTTCTTCAGCACGCTTTGATCCAGAAACAAGCTTGGTGCAGTCCCCCGCGCGTCGCGGCCCTTCGGTGCAAGGCACAGGCTTCCCGGTGACTTCAGCTGCGCGATCCATAACCTCACGCACGGAAAACCCTGCGCCAGTGCCGAGATTGAACACGCGGCTTCCTTTGCCCTCGGCAAGCCACTTCAGGCCCAAAACATGTGCATCGACCAGATCGCAGACATGCACATAGTCGCGTATGCAGGTTCCGTCTGGCGTGTCGTAATCTGTCCCAAAGATCGTCAGCGCCGCGCGCTTCCCGTCAATTGCATCAAGGATCAGCGGGATAAGGTGGGTCTCAGGTTGGTGGTACTCGCCCACGTCGCCCTCTGGGTCCGCCCCTGCCACATTAAAGTAGCGAAAAATAACACTCTCGATCCCGTCACTGGCGCCAAAGTCGCTCAACATATCCTCAATCGCGCGCTTGCTAGCGCCATAGGCGTTGATGGGTAGCTGCGCGCTCTGCTCATTGAGGACAACATTGTCTTGGTCGCCGTATGTGGCACAAGTTGAGCTAAAGACAAACCGCTTACAGCCCGCTGCTGCTGCGGCCTCGATCAGGTTAAGAGAGCCTCCAGCGTTGTTGAGCCAGTATTTCCCTGGAATTTGCATGCTCTCGCCCACTTGGCTCAGCGCTGCAAAATGCATCACTGCCACAGGCCGGTAGGCGGCAAACACTTCATCAAGCCGTGCACGATCCAAGAGATCACCGCGCTCAAACGGACCAAACTTCACAGCGTCTTCCCAGCCTGTAACAAGGCTGTCAAATGTAACTGGGTTGAAGCCAGCCGCCCTCAAAGCTTTGCAGGCGTGCGAGCCAATATAGCCCGCGCCACCTGTGACAAGTACGTTATCCAAAGTTCACCTCGGCTGTTATTCTGCCGCTTTTCGGGTGTCGTTCACCACGTGCTGCAGGTATCCCATCAAATCGTCGCGCAGCTCTGGGCGGTCGAGCCCAAAAGACACGGTCGCCTGAAGAAAGCCTGATTTAGACCCGCAGTCAAACCGCTGACCCTGAAAACGGTAGCCATAGACGGGGCGACCTTCTTGGATTTCGTCGGCGATCCCGTCGGTCAGTTGGATTTCTCCGCCCGCGCCCGATTTCTTTTTGTTGAGATTTCTCAGAACATCTGGAGTCAGGATATAGCGGCCAATCACAGCAAGATTTGATGGAGCCTTATCGACGTCAGGCTTTTCAACCATGCCTTTCACACTCACACGTGCGCCCATATCTTCGGCTACATCCAGAATACCGTAAGCGCTTGTTTGCGACTGAGGCACTTCCATTGCCGCGACCATACACCCGGGGTTCTCTTCATAAGCTTCTACCATTTGCTGCAAGCAAGGCTTTTCTGCCGCGATAACATCGTCTGGTAGGATTACAGCAAAAGGTTCGTTAGAGATAAGTCGGCGCGCACACCATACCGCATGACCAAGACCAAGTGCCTTGTGCTGGCGGATATAGGCGATCGCACCACTTTCCATGTTTGTGGATTGCAAAATTTCGAGAAGTTCGTCTTTGCCCTTTTTGCGCAGCGTTTGCTCAAGCTGTGGGGCTTCATCGAAATAATCTTCAAGCGCGCCTTTGCCTCGCGAGGTGACAAAGATAAATTCTTTGATCCCAGCGGCGCGCGCTTCGTCAATTGCATATTGGATAAGCGGTCGGTCCACCAAGGTCATAATTTCCTTGGGAACAGACTTTGTAGCAGGGAGAAAACGCGTCCCCAGTCCCGCTACAGGAAAAATAGCTTTTGTAATTTTTTTCTTCATGGCCCCAACTCTTCAATATACTGCGCGTCTTTTGGTGCGCGCCATTAGGCCGAACCATGACACAAAAACATGACAAGATGTATAGCTTGGTTTTTAAAAAAGAAATAATAAGCCCATTTTTTCCATAATGTGGCGAATTTGTTAACATTTAAAGTTCAGCCGCGAGCCAGCCTGACACGCTCCTGTTCACGCCTGACACGGGATCGTAGTCGGTTGAGTTGAAACAGTGGCTCATCGCGTGTCGCCCTGCCAAATAGCCCGCCGCTTTGCTCCCAATAGCCTGCCACATCATAGCGAACATGGTGAAAACGGGTGTTCCAGGAGAAGAGATAGAGCGAGACATTCGCCCCCTGTGCTGCAAGTTGTGCGGCTTTCTTACGAAGCTTTTTGCCTTGCCAAAAGCGTCCAGCTACAGTCACGCCGCCACTGCGATCTGGCAAAAAAGGCTTGAAATCAGACGGATGATGTAACGTATCCGGATATTGCCCAAAAGCGCGTACGGCTCCTGCCTCAAATCCGGCCTCAAGGCTCTGCATAACGCCCGCCGCTTCGCTCTCGCTCATAAGGTCGCGGCTCACTTGGTCAGCCAGCCGTTCTGCCTGTTCCTCAACCATCTCAGAACAGCGTGGTTCAAGCGGATGTCCGTTCTTACGAAGCAAGAGTACAGTGCTTGCTCCTACATCAAACAAGTCTGTTACCGTCCTGTCGGCCTTGCGTCGTGTGCTGGCCTTGTAGGCGTGGTGGACTTCAGCGCTGGGGCATAGCGCGGTCTTGTGGTGCGTACCCCCTATCCGCAAGTTGAGATCGGTTTCATCCAGATAAAAGTGGAACCCTTCATCAAACCCACCGAGCGCTACAAGAACATCACGCCGCACAGCCATGTTCGTGCCCTCGGTCTTCACAGCAAAACCAGCCTTTGTTTGGGGGATAAACGAATTGCTGTTTTCGGCGGCAAGCGTCTCCGTCCGCCCAGCGCCGTCCACTTGCCGAGCAGTCCATTGAAACGAAATGCCGTTGCGCCCACGCACATACCCGCCCGTGCAGATCACTTCAGGCAGTTTAAATCCTGACACCAGATGATGCAGCCATAACGGTT
This genomic window from Lentibacter algarum contains:
- a CDS encoding glycosyltransferase family 2 protein, translating into MSAPSVSVVIVSHGRPESLLWCLSALAGVAYQPFEIVVVADLAACAYVGESPYAGRIKLVAFEEPNIAAARNKGVAEAAGAIIAFIDDDAAAEPLWLHHLVSGFKLPEVICTGGYVRGRNGISFQWTARQVDGAGRTETLAAENSNSFIPQTKAGFAVKTEGTNMAVRRDVLVALGGFDEGFHFYLDETDLNLRIGGTHHKTALCPSAEVHHAYKASTRRKADRTVTDLFDVGASTVLLLRKNGHPLEPRCSEMVEEQAERLADQVSRDLMSESEAAGVMQSLEAGFEAGAVRAFGQYPDTLHHPSDFKPFLPDRSGGVTVAGRFWQGKKLRKKAAQLAAQGANVSLYLFSWNTRFHHVRYDVAGYWEQSGGLFGRATRDEPLFQLNRLRSRVRREQERVRLARG